In Magnetococcales bacterium, the DNA window AAGTTGTTTCTGGCTGGAATACTGGAGCTGGAGCGCCGAGGGGCGCGAGAGGCGAATATGTTGATGGTGGTGGGTGATGCGGGATACGGCAAAACCATCACCGTTCGGCGCTGGGCGGACATGAGTGATGCCATTTACCTCAAAGGTCGCCCCAAGCTGTCACCCAACCAGGTAATGGAGGATCTGATCTGGGAGTTGGGGGAAAAGCCGAAGCACACCATCGGTCGAATGGAAAAGCAGGCCCGACGACTGTTGATGGCGTCTCAGCAGCCTATTGTTTTGGATGAGGCGCATTTTTATCTAACCGACAAGGCGTCTCCCTTGGAAATGATTCGGGCTGTTACGGAAACGTCCGAAAACGCTGTGATTCTGGTTTCAACGGAGGAGATTCAAACGACAATCCGGCATTTCCCGCCCCTCTGGTCCCGAGTGATTCCCACTGTGGTGCGGATGAATCCGGCGAGCTTGGAGGACGTCTCCCTGTTTTGTTCAGACCTGTGTGAAGTCACGGTTGCAGATGATCTGGTGCGGGAGATTTATCACCACACCGAGGGGCGTTATCGGGTCATCAAGAACGCCGTCGCCATTGTGGAGCAGTTTGCCCGCCGCAACCGGCTGGAGAGAGTGACCACGGCAGATATGGTTGGCGAGGTGATCGCCCATGATTGGCGGGACAGATCACCCCTGAAGGTCCGCAAGGCCAAATCCAGGGCCAAACCTCGTGCCGGGAGTGTGTAGCCATGAGCGTCTCCAGGAGATGGGTCTCGGATGCCGTTTTCTCAGTGTTGAGTGTTGACAGTGGGCAGGGGCGTCAGGGTCTGGTCGATGCACTTGATTATACTTCGAAGCAGGTTGGTCGGGGGCTTCAGGTTCTTCGAAATCGTGGCTGGGTGAGGCTTGATGGGCGTCTCTGGTTTTTGACGAAAGCGGGGTTGGATGCGCGGGAGTCAGGGCGAGTGGTGCGGGCGGGAGGTAAGGGTCGGCCTCGGGGGATCAAAACACCGAAAAAAAGAACCTTCCGGCAGCGTGCCTGGGCAGAGTTGCGGCGTAGCGGCAAGGTAACCATCCC includes these proteins:
- a CDS encoding ATP-binding protein, with the translated sequence MKNKLVNTQNVKLFLAGILELERRGAREANMLMVVGDAGYGKTITVRRWADMSDAIYLKGRPKLSPNQVMEDLIWELGEKPKHTIGRMEKQARRLLMASQQPIVLDEAHFYLTDKASPLEMIRAVTETSENAVILVSTEEIQTTIRHFPPLWSRVIPTVVRMNPASLEDVSLFCSDLCEVTVADDLVREIYHHTEGRYRVIKNAVAIVEQFARRNRLERVTTADMVGEVIAHDWRDRSPLKVRKAKSRAKPRAGSV